In the genome of Hyphobacterium sp. CCMP332, one region contains:
- the mce gene encoding methylmalonyl-CoA epimerase: protein MKKVEHIGIAVKNIEDASQVFDKIFGKSAYKDERVESEHVTTRFYKMGETKIELLDSDNKDSAISKFIDKKGGGMHHIAFHVEDIYEEIKRLKELGFTILNEEPKEGADNKLISFLHPRSTAGVLIELCQEKND, encoded by the coding sequence ATGAAGAAAGTAGAACATATCGGAATTGCTGTAAAAAATATTGAAGACGCCTCTCAGGTTTTTGATAAAATTTTTGGTAAATCAGCCTATAAGGATGAAAGAGTGGAGTCGGAACATGTGACCACGCGCTTTTATAAAATGGGTGAGACAAAAATAGAATTACTTGATTCGGATAATAAGGATTCGGCTATTTCTAAATTTATAGATAAAAAAGGAGGGGGAATGCACCACATAGCATTTCATGTTGAAGATATCTATGAAGAAATCAAAAGACTAAAAGAATTGGGTTTCACCATTTTGAATGAAGAACCAAAAGAAGGCGCTGATAATAAACTCATATCTTTTTTACACCCTAGAAGTACAGCAGGTGTATTGATAGAACTATGTCAGGAAAAAAACGACTAG
- a CDS encoding amidophosphoribosyltransferase gives MSEQIKHECGIAHIRLKKSLQFYIDKYETPLYGLNKLYLLMEKQHNRGQDGAGIASIKLNAEPGIKYIDRTRSIAKQPIQDIFGKVQQNFRVAFNENKSNFYNEKWLKKNIPFSGESLLGHLRYGTHGDNSIAVCHPMLRENNWRSRNLVVAGNFNLTNVDELFDFMMSIGQHPREKADTVTVMEKIGHFLDMANQEIFDAKKDKFNHQEISRIIENELDLTKVLTKAARDFDGGYVMAGITGYGASFVARDPSGIRPAYFYEDDEIIVVTSEKPPIKTAFNVDFDKIQELPPAHALVIDKYGNSKLDRFTEQREKRSCSFERIYFSRGTDPDIYQERKSLGKLLVPEILKSIDLDFENTVFSYIPNTAETAFLGMTQEIDDHIVSRKRKIIEEGKIKGKELDKVLKSKMRVEKLVLKDVKMRTFITKDEERDDMVAHVYDTTYELVKKGIDTIVVIDDSIVRGTTLEKSIIKMLDRLGPKKIIIVSSAPQIRFPDCYGINMSRMQEFIAFRAACQLLKEAGKENKMDDVMEKCINSMDKPVEEIENYVKELYEEFSYEEISNKIAEIITTDDVNAEVQVIYQTVENLNKAIPKHLGDWYFTGNYPTPGGNRVVNRSFINFMKGSLERAY, from the coding sequence ATGAGTGAGCAAATAAAGCATGAGTGTGGCATAGCCCACATACGTCTTAAAAAGTCTTTGCAATTCTATATTGACAAATACGAGACGCCTTTATACGGTTTAAACAAGCTTTATCTCTTGATGGAAAAGCAGCATAACAGAGGGCAGGATGGAGCGGGAATTGCCAGCATTAAGCTCAATGCAGAACCGGGCATCAAATATATAGACAGAACACGGTCCATTGCAAAACAGCCCATTCAGGATATTTTTGGGAAAGTTCAGCAAAATTTTCGGGTCGCTTTCAATGAGAATAAAAGCAATTTTTACAATGAAAAATGGCTCAAAAAGAACATTCCATTTTCAGGGGAATCACTTCTGGGACATTTGAGATATGGTACACATGGTGATAATTCCATAGCCGTTTGTCATCCCATGCTCAGAGAAAATAATTGGAGAAGCCGAAACCTGGTGGTTGCCGGAAATTTCAACCTTACCAATGTCGATGAGCTCTTCGATTTTATGATGAGCATTGGTCAACATCCGCGTGAAAAGGCAGATACTGTAACCGTGATGGAAAAAATTGGTCATTTTCTCGATATGGCGAATCAGGAAATCTTTGACGCTAAAAAGGATAAATTCAATCATCAGGAAATTTCGAGGATCATAGAAAATGAACTGGATTTAACAAAAGTACTGACCAAGGCCGCCCGGGATTTTGACGGTGGTTACGTCATGGCAGGAATCACAGGATATGGCGCCTCATTTGTAGCCAGGGATCCTTCGGGTATACGACCGGCATATTTTTATGAAGATGATGAGATAATTGTTGTCACTTCAGAAAAACCACCGATTAAAACAGCCTTCAATGTAGATTTTGACAAAATTCAGGAGTTACCACCCGCCCATGCGCTCGTCATCGACAAATATGGCAACTCAAAACTGGATCGTTTCACAGAACAACGCGAAAAAAGATCTTGCAGTTTTGAAAGAATTTATTTTTCAAGAGGAACGGATCCCGATATTTATCAGGAAAGGAAATCACTCGGAAAACTTCTGGTTCCAGAGATACTAAAGTCCATAGATCTAGATTTTGAAAATACAGTATTCTCCTATATTCCCAATACCGCTGAGACGGCATTTTTAGGAATGACTCAGGAAATTGATGATCATATCGTTTCCAGAAAGAGGAAAATTATTGAAGAGGGCAAAATTAAAGGAAAAGAACTCGATAAGGTTCTTAAGTCGAAAATGCGCGTTGAAAAACTGGTTTTAAAAGATGTTAAAATGAGAACTTTTATTACCAAGGATGAAGAGCGCGATGATATGGTGGCGCACGTATACGATACCACCTATGAACTGGTTAAAAAAGGAATTGATACTATTGTAGTAATCGATGACTCTATTGTTAGAGGTACAACCCTTGAAAAGAGCATCATTAAAATGCTAGATAGACTAGGTCCCAAGAAAATTATAATTGTTTCCTCAGCCCCACAAATACGTTTTCCTGATTGCTATGGAATTAACATGTCCAGAATGCAGGAATTCATTGCATTCAGAGCGGCTTGTCAATTACTAAAAGAGGCTGGCAAAGAGAATAAAATGGATGATGTGATGGAAAAATGCATTAACTCTATGGATAAACCGGTTGAAGAGATAGAAAATTATGTAAAGGAGCTCTATGAAGAGTTTTCCTATGAGGAAATTTCAAACAAAATTGCGGAAATAATTACCACCGATGATGTGAATGCTGAAGTTCAGGTAATTTACCAAACGGTTGAAAATTTAAATAAAGCCATCCCAAAACATTTGGGCGACTGGTATTTTACAGGAAATTACCCTACTCCCGGAGGCAATAGAGTGGTTAACCGTTCCTTTATAAACTTCATGAAAGGAAGTCTGGAAAGAGCTTATTAA
- a CDS encoding iron-sulfur cluster assembly accessory protein yields MITITDNAKSKILELRSEEGHSKDHNVRVLVKGGGCSGLMYDLIFDNKLDESDEIFEDKGVKILVDKKSLLYLLGTTLDFSDGLNGKGFQFINPNATRTCGCGESFAV; encoded by the coding sequence ATGATCACAATTACAGATAACGCAAAAAGCAAAATTCTCGAACTTAGATCGGAAGAAGGTCATTCAAAAGATCACAATGTAAGAGTATTGGTTAAAGGAGGTGGATGTTCGGGCTTAATGTACGATCTGATATTTGATAATAAGCTTGACGAAAGCGATGAAATATTTGAAGATAAGGGTGTGAAAATTTTAGTGGACAAAAAAAGTCTGCTTTACCTGCTTGGTACTACACTTGATTTTTCCGATGGCCTAAATGGAAAAGGTTTTCAGTTTATCAATCCAAATGCCACAAGAACCTGTGGTTGCGGTGAAAGCTTCGCAGTCTAA
- the thiL gene encoding thiamine-phosphate kinase has translation MTKRTEISELGEFGLIDRITKDFPVANKNTIKSVGDDCAVLNAGDRQMLLSTDLLIEGVHFDLTYMPLKHLGYKAAVVNFSDICAMNAVPSQIMVSFGLSNRFSVEAVDELMDGIREACKNYKVDLIGGDISSSVSGLVISITAIGYGEKENISYRSGAKDKDVICVTGDLGAAYMGLHVLEREKQEFKANPEMQPDIQDKSYVIQRQLRPEARADFIHSLKELEVRPNCMIDISDGLASELFHLHFQSKMGMKIYEDKLPLDEQTRETSLEFHIDPSTSILNGGEDYELLFTVSLEDFEKLKNHPDVSSIGYVTAFEEGVKMVFRSGNLKDLEAQGWQHFKI, from the coding sequence ATGACAAAAAGAACAGAAATAAGTGAATTAGGGGAATTTGGTTTAATAGACCGCATAACTAAGGATTTTCCGGTCGCAAATAAAAATACAATAAAGTCTGTTGGCGATGACTGTGCCGTTTTAAATGCCGGTGACCGGCAAATGCTACTTTCAACTGATTTGTTGATTGAAGGCGTGCATTTTGATCTTACATATATGCCTCTTAAACATTTGGGCTACAAAGCTGCAGTAGTTAATTTTTCTGATATCTGTGCAATGAATGCAGTACCAAGTCAGATTATGGTGAGCTTTGGATTGAGTAATCGCTTTTCGGTGGAAGCAGTAGATGAATTAATGGATGGCATAAGGGAGGCATGTAAAAATTATAAAGTGGATCTGATTGGAGGTGATATATCATCTTCTGTCAGTGGGCTTGTTATTTCAATAACGGCAATTGGATATGGGGAAAAAGAAAATATAAGCTACCGATCAGGCGCAAAAGACAAGGATGTTATATGTGTTACGGGTGATTTGGGTGCGGCCTATATGGGCCTACATGTTTTAGAAAGGGAAAAACAGGAATTTAAAGCCAATCCGGAAATGCAACCGGACATTCAGGATAAAAGTTATGTAATTCAAAGACAGCTTAGGCCTGAAGCCAGGGCGGATTTTATTCATTCTTTAAAAGAATTGGAGGTAAGGCCGAATTGCATGATTGACATTTCCGACGGTCTGGCTTCAGAATTATTTCACTTGCATTTCCAATCGAAAATGGGAATGAAAATTTATGAAGACAAATTGCCTTTGGACGAACAGACCAGGGAAACTTCTTTGGAATTTCACATTGACCCAAGTACGAGTATTTTAAATGGTGGAGAAGACTATGAATTATTATTCACCGTGAGCCTTGAAGATTTTGAAAAACTTAAAAACCATCCGGATGTAAGTTCTATTGGATATGTCACGGCTTTTGAAGAAGGGGTAAAAATGGTATTTCGTTCCGGCAATCTAAAAGACCTTGAGGCCCAGGGCTGGCAACACTTCAAAATCTAA
- the rlmD gene encoding 23S rRNA (uracil(1939)-C(5))-methyltransferase RlmD: MLKKIIKNIEVLDFAAEGKCISKQGDKVVFTKNTAPGDNVDILITRKRKGYSEGRAIHFHRKSELRSEPFCEHYNYCGGCQWQHVPYTEQLKFKEDQVRQQLMRIGALEDPQVEEIIACDNQVAYRNKLEFSFASQRWLTPEELNQADVKKSPGLGFHISGHFDKVLDINKCHLQEDFSNTIRNWFRDYALSHGISFYFLRKKQGELRSLTIRNTRAGEWMLIIQFGTELNEKLEKLLEALKREFPQINSIFFVINKKVNDTFLDQETILFQGQATISEKIQDLNFRIRPKSFFQTNPDQAEKLYSKAIEMCGELRGKTVYDLYTGTGTIALIMAKQAQKVIGIESVDQAIEDANFNAAQNKISNVEFFCGDMRELLTIEFCKKNGFPDLIICDPPRDGMHKDIIEVLLQIEAKRIIYISCKPSTQARDLSLLSEKYDVGKIQPVDMFPQTHHVENILQLNLR, encoded by the coding sequence ATTTTGAAGAAGATTATAAAGAATATTGAGGTTCTTGATTTCGCCGCAGAAGGAAAATGCATTTCAAAACAGGGGGATAAGGTGGTGTTTACAAAAAATACAGCGCCCGGTGACAATGTGGATATTCTCATCACCCGAAAAAGAAAAGGCTATTCAGAAGGGCGAGCGATCCATTTTCACAGAAAATCAGAACTTAGATCAGAGCCTTTTTGCGAACATTACAATTATTGCGGAGGCTGTCAATGGCAACATGTTCCCTATACCGAACAACTCAAGTTCAAAGAAGATCAGGTCAGACAGCAATTAATGAGAATTGGCGCTTTGGAAGATCCACAAGTTGAAGAAATTATAGCCTGTGATAATCAGGTGGCATATCGAAATAAACTGGAATTTTCGTTTGCATCGCAGCGCTGGTTAACACCGGAAGAACTCAATCAAGCTGATGTAAAAAAAAGTCCCGGTTTAGGTTTTCATATCAGCGGGCATTTTGATAAAGTCCTTGACATTAACAAATGCCATCTTCAGGAAGATTTTTCAAATACAATCAGAAACTGGTTCAGAGATTACGCGCTTAGCCATGGCATTAGCTTTTATTTTTTGAGAAAAAAGCAAGGCGAACTGCGCAGTTTGACCATCCGAAATACCAGGGCGGGCGAATGGATGCTAATTATTCAGTTTGGTACCGAACTAAATGAAAAACTGGAAAAATTATTGGAAGCTTTGAAGCGTGAGTTCCCCCAGATTAATTCCATATTTTTTGTGATTAACAAAAAAGTCAACGACACTTTCCTCGATCAGGAGACCATTTTATTCCAGGGCCAGGCAACGATAAGCGAAAAAATTCAGGATTTGAATTTCAGAATAAGGCCCAAATCCTTTTTTCAAACCAATCCTGATCAGGCTGAAAAATTGTATTCCAAAGCCATTGAAATGTGTGGTGAACTTAGGGGAAAAACAGTTTATGACCTTTATACCGGTACAGGAACCATTGCTTTAATCATGGCAAAACAGGCCCAAAAAGTAATTGGTATAGAATCTGTTGACCAAGCCATAGAGGATGCCAATTTCAATGCAGCTCAAAATAAAATTTCAAATGTGGAGTTTTTCTGTGGCGATATGCGTGAATTGCTTACAATAGAATTTTGTAAAAAAAATGGATTCCCCGATCTTATAATTTGCGATCCGCCGAGAGATGGAATGCACAAGGACATCATTGAAGTTTTATTACAAATTGAAGCCAAAAGAATAATTTATATCAGTTGCAAGCCAAGCACTCAAGCCAGAGATCTATCTTTGCTATCTGAAAAATACGATGTGGGTAAAATTCAACCTGTGGATATGTTTCCACAAACCCATCATGTAGAGAATATATTACAATTAAATTTACGTTGA
- a CDS encoding T9SS type A sorting domain-containing protein yields the protein MKKIYMATALLCSGLWVHSQDIEKMSIQNQKQKLNLSENYLLQNDPEIYSGSSTTSYGTVIGQTTYDLQSNFGTGTTRIQQYPDGSVAAVWMQSLNLFGGHGDRGTGYNILDPISQSWDTGETGWYGLNTVRTGWPQLLNLGSKEYTIQHDFSVSNIVVNSRDTIGQGFWGISQGLSFDAVWPRAVNVGDTIHMIAIDNQSAAHNGINNPLKYYRSDNAGQSWTISSFVNFPSYDNSTFWFSEISADAYAIDAYKNYVSIVIGGAWDPLVLYKSDNYGESGSWIKTIIYTPDSSNGFTDISNNRHVVPSLSSEMSVVIDKNGQTHVSTTGLSINWYFGEDKPQNSSGIRQYNPLTSLGAYYWNENMGSINHIYNEFISTDTPTGNVLYPISYFYDYTGDGNYDIKSNANDIGQYNSGLAGHTNISIDQDSGIFIVWSQVAETSEDLLPDNYRDLFFAYSFDAGLSWNGPVSIAALEIADDGFSGGTLAEEEVFPSTIKRVGNDDKLHMIFQTDAQAGMHVAGDMHSIAFNDIVYYPIDIQYFRNLSSLKSRYNFSNGIAVYPNPSSGIVNLEFDQELTNSIDAIEVYNLIGSAMDVGRKNMKTQNILELDIRHLEKGIYLLKIPDGNEFITKKIIKN from the coding sequence ATGAAAAAAATCTACATGGCCACGGCATTATTATGCTCCGGCCTTTGGGTGCATTCTCAGGATATTGAGAAAATGTCCATCCAAAATCAAAAACAAAAATTAAATCTTTCAGAAAATTATTTATTGCAAAATGATCCGGAAATTTATTCCGGAAGCTCTACTACATCTTACGGAACAGTTATAGGCCAAACTACCTATGATCTTCAAAGTAATTTTGGAACAGGTACAACGAGAATTCAGCAATATCCGGATGGCAGTGTTGCAGCCGTTTGGATGCAATCGCTTAATTTATTCGGCGGGCATGGTGACAGGGGAACAGGATATAATATTTTAGACCCCATTAGTCAGAGCTGGGATACAGGTGAAACAGGTTGGTATGGTCTAAATACTGTGCGAACCGGCTGGCCGCAATTGTTAAACCTCGGTTCTAAAGAATACACAATCCAACATGACTTTAGTGTCTCAAATATTGTTGTCAACAGTCGCGATACCATTGGTCAGGGATTCTGGGGAATAAGCCAGGGACTCTCCTTTGATGCTGTCTGGCCGAGAGCCGTTAATGTTGGAGATACTATTCACATGATTGCTATAGACAATCAGAGTGCTGCCCACAATGGAATTAATAACCCTTTAAAGTACTACCGCTCTGACAATGCAGGCCAAAGCTGGACCATTTCTTCATTTGTAAATTTCCCATCCTATGATAACAGTACCTTTTGGTTTTCGGAGATAAGTGCCGATGCCTATGCCATCGATGCATACAAAAACTATGTTTCCATTGTTATTGGTGGCGCCTGGGATCCTCTTGTATTATATAAATCAGACAATTATGGTGAAAGCGGTTCGTGGATCAAAACAATTATATATACACCGGATTCTAGTAATGGATTCACAGATATAAGTAACAACAGACATGTAGTGCCCTCGCTTAGTAGTGAAATGTCAGTGGTAATAGATAAAAATGGACAAACTCATGTTTCTACTACCGGCCTTTCCATTAATTGGTATTTTGGCGAAGACAAGCCGCAGAATTCTTCCGGAATTCGTCAATACAACCCATTAACAAGTCTTGGTGCTTATTACTGGAATGAAAATATGGGTAGCATAAATCATATTTATAATGAATTCATTAGTACAGATACCCCTACTGGAAATGTGCTTTATCCGATAAGTTATTTTTATGATTACACCGGAGATGGTAATTATGACATTAAATCAAACGCGAATGATATAGGACAATACAATAGCGGTCTTGCGGGTCATACAAACATTTCGATTGATCAGGACAGTGGAATATTCATTGTTTGGTCTCAGGTGGCCGAAACTTCAGAGGACTTGTTACCCGACAATTACAGAGACCTTTTCTTTGCATATTCATTTGATGCGGGATTATCCTGGAACGGTCCTGTGAGTATAGCCGCACTTGAAATTGCCGATGATGGCTTTAGTGGTGGCACATTAGCAGAAGAGGAAGTATTTCCTTCAACCATAAAAAGGGTGGGAAATGATGATAAATTGCATATGATTTTTCAAACCGATGCACAAGCAGGTATGCATGTAGCCGGTGATATGCATTCCATTGCTTTTAACGATATCGTTTATTATCCTATCGACATTCAATATTTTAGAAATTTATCGTCATTGAAAAGCCGGTATAATTTTTCGAATGGCATTGCAGTTTATCCCAATCCGAGTTCGGGTATCGTCAATTTAGAGTTTGACCAAGAATTGACTAATTCTATTGATGCTATTGAAGTATATAATCTAATCGGAAGTGCAATGGATGTCGGACGCAAAAATATGAAGACTCAAAATATTTTGGAGCTCGACATTAGGCATCTTGAAAAAGGGATTTATTTATTAAAAATTCCTGACGGAAATGAATTTATTACCAAGAAAATCATTAAGAATTAA
- a CDS encoding gliding motility-associated C-terminal domain-containing protein, which produces MKKLLLLPLFALLFVWGKVEASHIVGGEIIITHVQGFQYVMTMNLYRDASGISAPATAAITAYQRSNQQTVGNWTLPKISFNVVPPQIAGCAGQQLTIERHFYQDTVQLPPTTFNHASGYLFTWTSCCRNAGVINLQNSGGQGQTTATLFPPVVDGAGNQIVNSTPQLFPPLADYGCVGQLYYQPFGGIDPDGDSLSYVLYTPFDQPGAPGPGLVNPISAPYPDPSTQFTPGLWANCYNQDNQINGFSNPACGSLTEPDRLKVDVNTGFVTVTPSVGNAYFVIGVWAQEWRDIDNDGQKDLIGSVFRDFQLQVSPASSCSPQIPVDPPVPVDSSITITDTVFVPGIVGQRCVQYKVSDPGAGSAIPNGTSNVEIIVDAVNFPDSTINLTPANLALNNPSDTFLIDLCFGDCAFSVNGEPLELNIIYKKEHCPQPFFDTIRLFFLVQEIPSPEAKVETRNVDFPSQFFVETADANNNISEVEFFIRPNWEIEFSLGVIDSTYDSLFQYIVYNNDTLDYLDYGMEFFQYTADSLLPADSIVQTDTIKGLGEMETVFRWVPDCSLFNAGQVFRDTIYLITEDRYCGQNISSKRMIFNILNTNERPTLLTGLGEETTETPATIQGTQLNDSTFFYSFTQRVGTDRSIGGSGKKKGESLIFDVVGRDADLDELFTEYYIFDNDRGEYLDLLESRDRISELGISTGRSNNNIGDSVLASTFFWENRFITCEALEYAPIMLRAVTTDSSCFAAQAVAEIEILLDNGTPPQLELYQDLDGGTELIPRDADGNVEITFSSKDLSFYVTGFDLDTVEIDSAEFENDKVRLGLTLEDLDINDTEDVFQAKKIEATYRNPLQYVEKNDTIFFFWDPACEDRETPLDRLNFRVRDNACPVDPDDTELGLIDDMFVNIVPVGEFNAINVITPNGDGYNDRLELYAFGGFDEEGRNLIVEPMQCGFESIKVYNRYGQLVFESEEKDFSWDAANVPSGDYFYQMKFGNRTYKSYIKVLK; this is translated from the coding sequence ATGAAGAAATTATTGCTACTCCCATTATTTGCACTACTATTTGTTTGGGGTAAAGTTGAGGCCTCACACATTGTTGGTGGTGAAATAATAATCACACATGTTCAGGGATTCCAGTATGTCATGACGATGAACCTTTATCGTGATGCCAGTGGTATTTCTGCGCCGGCAACTGCTGCAATAACAGCCTATCAAAGGTCGAATCAGCAGACGGTAGGAAACTGGACCTTGCCAAAGATATCTTTTAATGTGGTACCACCTCAGATTGCAGGTTGTGCCGGTCAGCAATTGACGATTGAAAGACATTTTTATCAGGATACGGTTCAATTGCCTCCGACCACTTTCAATCATGCAAGTGGCTATCTATTTACATGGACTTCATGTTGTAGAAATGCCGGAGTAATTAATCTTCAGAATTCCGGTGGACAGGGCCAAACAACAGCGACTTTATTTCCACCCGTTGTAGATGGTGCAGGAAATCAAATTGTAAACAGTACACCTCAGTTATTTCCTCCATTGGCAGATTACGGTTGTGTAGGGCAATTGTATTATCAACCGTTTGGTGGTATTGATCCCGATGGTGATTCATTAAGCTATGTGCTTTATACCCCATTTGACCAGCCCGGCGCTCCCGGTCCCGGTTTGGTCAATCCAATTTCAGCCCCTTACCCTGATCCAAGTACTCAATTTACTCCGGGTCTTTGGGCCAATTGCTATAATCAGGATAATCAGATCAATGGATTTAGTAATCCGGCTTGTGGCTCTTTAACGGAACCTGACAGATTAAAAGTAGATGTAAATACGGGTTTTGTAACCGTTACACCTTCTGTAGGAAATGCTTATTTTGTTATTGGAGTTTGGGCACAGGAATGGAGAGATATAGACAATGATGGTCAGAAAGATCTGATTGGTAGCGTATTTAGAGATTTTCAGCTACAAGTTTCACCGGCTTCTTCATGTTCGCCACAAATTCCTGTAGATCCACCTGTACCAGTTGACTCAAGCATTACCATTACCGATACCGTATTTGTACCGGGTATCGTAGGACAGAGATGTGTTCAATATAAAGTTTCAGATCCGGGAGCAGGTTCTGCTATTCCAAATGGTACAAGTAATGTTGAAATAATTGTTGATGCAGTGAATTTCCCTGATTCAACAATCAATTTAACTCCGGCGAATCTTGCTTTAAACAATCCATCGGATACATTCCTTATTGATTTGTGTTTTGGCGATTGTGCATTTTCTGTAAATGGTGAGCCATTGGAGCTGAACATTATTTATAAAAAAGAACACTGTCCGCAGCCATTCTTTGATACCATAAGGTTGTTTTTCCTTGTTCAGGAAATACCAAGTCCGGAAGCAAAAGTTGAAACTAGGAATGTGGATTTCCCTTCACAATTCTTTGTAGAAACAGCAGATGCAAACAATAATATCTCTGAGGTTGAATTTTTTATTCGACCAAATTGGGAAATAGAATTTAGCTTGGGTGTCATTGACAGTACCTATGATTCTCTGTTTCAATACATTGTATATAACAATGATACCTTGGATTATCTGGATTATGGTATGGAATTTTTCCAATATACCGCTGATTCTCTGTTACCTGCAGATTCTATCGTTCAAACAGATACAATTAAGGGTCTTGGTGAAATGGAAACTGTCTTTAGATGGGTGCCTGACTGTTCATTGTTCAATGCTGGTCAGGTCTTTAGAGATACCATTTATTTAATTACGGAAGATAGGTATTGTGGTCAAAACATATCTTCAAAACGAATGATATTTAACATCCTGAATACCAATGAAAGACCTACATTGTTGACAGGTTTAGGCGAAGAGACAACAGAAACTCCTGCTACAATTCAAGGTACGCAGCTTAACGATTCAACCTTTTTCTACAGCTTTACTCAAAGAGTAGGTACAGATAGATCCATAGGTGGTAGCGGTAAGAAAAAAGGAGAAAGTCTGATTTTTGATGTAGTAGGTAGAGATGCAGATTTGGATGAGCTCTTTACCGAATATTATATCTTTGATAATGACCGAGGTGAATACCTAGACCTATTGGAATCGAGAGACAGAATATCTGAATTGGGAATAAGCACAGGTAGAAGTAATAATAATATTGGAGATTCTGTATTAGCTTCGACTTTCTTCTGGGAAAACAGATTTATTACCTGTGAGGCTCTGGAGTATGCGCCAATTATGTTAAGAGCTGTAACCACAGATTCAAGTTGTTTTGCAGCCCAGGCTGTTGCCGAAATAGAAATTTTACTTGATAACGGTACGCCTCCACAGTTAGAATTATATCAGGATCTTGATGGTGGAACAGAGTTAATCCCAAGAGATGCAGATGGAAATGTGGAAATCACATTCTCTTCTAAAGATCTTTCATTCTACGTTACAGGTTTTGACCTGGACACCGTTGAAATAGATTCAGCTGAATTTGAAAACGATAAAGTAAGATTAGGCCTTACCCTTGAAGATCTCGATATCAATGATACCGAAGATGTATTCCAGGCCAAGAAGATTGAGGCTACTTATAGAAACCCGCTGCAATACGTAGAGAAGAATGACACTATTTTCTTCTTCTGGGATCCGGCTTGTGAAGACAGAGAGACACCACTTGACAGATTGAATTTCAGAGTAAGGGATAATGCTTGTCCAGTTGATCCGGATGATACCGAACTAGGTTTAATAGATGATATGTTTGTTAATATCGTTCCGGTTGGTGAGTTCAACGCAATCAATGTTATCACACCAAATGGTGACGGTTACAACGATCGATTGGAGCTATACGCTTTCGGTGGTTTCGATGAAGAAGGAAGAAACCTTATCGTTGAGCCCATGCAATGCGGATTTGAAAGCATTAAAGTGTATAACAGATACGGGCAATTGGTATTCGAGTCTGAAGAAAAAGACTTCAGCTGGGATGCTGCCAATGTACCTTCGGGTGACTACTTCTATCAAATGAAGTTTGGAAACCGAACTTACAAGAGTTATATCAAAGTGCTTAAATAA